CCCACGCCCTGCCGGGCGCCTTGCCGTCGCCGCCCTGGATGGCGGTGGGGGCGGAGCACTTCTGCCAGCGCAGGGAGCTGTTTCCGGAGGCGCGGTCCTCCGAGCCGTTCTTGCCGTCGATGGGCCTGCCGTTCTCGCACCCCGTGGCGGCGAGGACGATCGCGAGGGCGGCGGAGGCGAGGGCGGTGGCCCGTAGCCGTATGGGACTCATGGCCCAAACTCTACGGACCGGCCGAGGGGGAGGTGGCGGGGCCGCCGGGAAACGCCGCAGGCGGGGGAGCGCGGCACCGGTGGCGAGCCGGGTCAGGTGCGCAGGCGCGCGCAGCCCGCCCGCTCGGCCGCCCCCTCGACGAGGGCCGGGAAGGCGACGCGCGCGTCGTCGAGCCGGGTGTGGGTGCGGCCCGGGCCGGTGCGCAGGGCGAAGACCGTGGGTCGGCCGGCGCAGTCGGCGCGCACGAGGGCGCGCGTCGCCTCGATACGGCCGGTGGCCCGCCAGCCGGGCGCGGGCGGCCGGTCGCCCGTGAGGCCGTCGAAGAGGGTGACGAGCCGGGGGATGCCGATCGCCGCCCACCGGATCGCCGGCCGGCCGTCGGCGGCGGGGACGGCGCAGGTCCGCAGGGTGCCGCGGGAGCCGCCCGCCGCTCTGGCGGGGCGCCCGGTGCCCTTGGCCTCCCCGGCCGCGAGCGAGGGTATGGCGCAGTCGTCACCCGCCCCCGGGTCCGCGCCCCCGCCCGCGCCGCCCGGTCCGTCCTCGGCTGTGGCGTGCGGTAACCGCAGGGGTGGTCCGGAAGCGCAACTGCTCACGTTTATCGCTCGATTGGCTATTTCTATCAGCAGTTTTCCGGTTATCTCCGGTGCCGAGCCCTGGGGGAAGCCGGGGTGGCCGACGCGGGCGGCGGAGCCGGTGAAGGTGCCGGTCAGGGACACGACGGAGGGGCGGCCGCCCACATCGCAGCTCTCGGGCAGCACCAGCGCGCCGGATCCCGCCGTGGCGAACCCGGGGAGCCCGCCGGGCAGGGCCGTGCCGCCGCCCGCGAACAGCCCGTCCAGCCAGCTCCGCCGCTGGTCGGCGCCGCGCGGTCCGGTGTCCAGCCGGACCGTGACGCGCTGCCGGTACGCCTCCGGGCCCCGGCCGCCGCGCCAGCTCAAGGTGCAGTGGCCGCTGGGCCGTCCGGGCGTGGGGGCGCGCTCGTCGGCGGTACGGTGGCGGACGCCGCGCTGGAAGAGGCCGCCGTCCCGTGCATCCCCGGGCCAGGTGCCCCAGCAGTACCCGGGCGGTGCGATCGGTCTGAACTGCGTCTGCCACAGGGCCACCAGGGCGGCCACCAGGGCCGCGATGGCCAGGGCCCCGGTGAGCAGCCGTGTCGTGCGCCCGGTGGTCCGTGACGTGCTGTACGGCATCTCGTCACCCCGCTCGTCGACTCGCCTGCCCAGTGCGGAACTTCAGTGCGGGGAATCGTAGTGCGGGCCACTGACATTCGATCCGGTGTGTCCGAAGCGCCGGTGTGATGTGCTATGTGTGCTATGAGCAGACCGTGCCGGACGTGGGCACCGTGCCGTCCAGCAGATACGCGTCGACCACCCTCGTGACGCACGCGTTGCCGCTGTCGTAGGCGCCGTGCCCCTGGCCGCGGAAGGTCATCTCCACGCCGACGCCCGGGCCCAGTTCGCGCGCCATCTCGTGTGCCCCCTCGTACGGCGTGGCCGGGTCGCCGGTGTTGCCGACGACGAGGACGGGCGCGGAGCCCTTGGCGCTCACGTCGGGGTTCTGCCAGGTCCCCTTGGCGGGCCAGCCGGTGCACTGGGTGAGGCTCCAGGCCATGAACTCCCCGAAGACCGGGGACGCCTTGCGGAACTCGGGCACCTTCTCCTCGATCTCGGCGGCCGTGTAGCGCTGCGCGAAGTCGGCGCAGTTGACGGCGGCGAGGGAGGCCTGGAGCGAGCTGTAGCGGCCGTCCTCGCCCCGGCCGTTCATGGAGTCACCGAGGGCGAGCAGGAGTTTGCCGTCGCCGTTCTCGGCGTCCTCGACGCCTTCGGTGAGGTAGTCCCAGAAGTCCTTGGAGTACAGCGCCTGGGCGATGCCGCCGGTGGCGAGGGACTCGGTCAGCTCGCGGGTGTCCCCGGCGGGCACCGGATCGCTGTCCAGGCGCTTGAGCAGATCGGTGATCTGGTCCTCGGTGGGGCAGTTGTCGGAGGTCACCGCGCAGGCGTCCATGTAGTTGCCGAGGGCCAGCTGGAAGCCCTTGGCCTGGCCGAGGGCGCCCTGCACGGGGTCGTCGGACGGATCCACGACGGCGTCGAGGACGGCCCGGCCGACCTTCTTGGGGAACAAGTGGGCGTAGACCCCGCCCAGTTCGGTCCCGTACGAGACGCCGAAGTAGTGCAGCTTGTCGTCGCCGAGCACCTGGCGCATCAGGTCCATGTCGCGGGCCGCGTTCTGCGTCCCGACGTGCGGCAGGATCTTCCCGGAGTTCTTCTCGCAGCCGGAGGCGTATCTCCCGACCCGTTCCACCAGGGCCTTTTCCTCGTCCTTGCCGTCGGGTGTGCCGTCGGCCGCGTAGTAGACGTCGAGGTCCTTGTCGCCCAGGCAGGTCACCCCGTCGCTGCGGCCGACGCCGCGCGGGTCGAAGCTCACCAGGTCGTAGCGGGTGCGCAGCGTCTTGTAGTCGTCGGCGAAGGCCGGGAGGGAGGCGACGCCGGAGCCGCCGGGGCCGCCGAAGTTGAAGACGAGCGAGCCGATGCGGCGGGCCCGGTCGGTGGCCTTGGCGCGGATCATGGCGATGCCGAGGCTGCCCCTGTCGGGGCGGCCGTAGTCCAGGGGAGCGCGCAGCGTCGCGCACTCCCAGTCGGGGCCCGGCGCCTTGCCGGTGCCCTGGCTGGTGCTGGGCGCCGGGCAGGTCTTCCAGTCCAGCCGCTGCCCGGCCGACGCGGACGCGGCTTCCGCACGGTCGGCGCCGCCGCCGTCGCAGCCGGTCACCACGCCCGTCAGGAGTACCGCGCAGAGCAGGGCGCCGGCCCTCAGCGGTCTGGACACGGTGGCACTCCCGGAGCTCGGGGGAAGCGGGTGCTTCCATCCTCCGGCCGGGGGTGAGAGGGGCGCGCGGCGTGCGGGGCGTACGGGTTAGCCGTGTCCGGCGGGTAGTCCTGCCGACGGCTGCTCGTCCTGCCGGCTGCGGGCCGTCTTGCCGCCTGCGGCGGCGGGCGCCCTGCGGGCACGTCCTCAAACGCCGCTTGTTCCGGCTGGGCTCAGCCGGCAGGGGTGCGGGGCGTACGGCCTCGGCTGCCGCCGTCACAGTGCGACGAACGTGACCTCGGTCGCCTTGACGCTCACCCACACCGGCACGCCTTCGGCCAACGACAGGTCGGCGGCGGCGGACGGGGTGATCTCGGCGACCACGTCCGGCTCGCCGTCCACCAGGACGCGCAGCCGGCCGCCCTGCGCGGTGATCTCCCGGACCGTGCCCCGCCAGACGTTACGGGGGCTGCCGGTGGGCCGGGCGGTGTGCAGGGACACCGCCTCGGGACCCACGACGGCCAGCCCGACGGTGGCCTCCCCGGGCACCGGGTCCGCGACGACCAGGTTCGCGCCGCCGTCGAGCAGCAGCGTCGGCCCGCCCGTGGACTTGCCCGGCCAGGCGTTGCGCCCGAGCATGCGGGCCACCCAGGGGGAGCGGGGGTGCCGGGTCAGCTCGGCCGGTGACGCGTACTGGACGGTCCGGCCGTCTTCCAGCACGAGGATCCGGTCGGCGAGCGACACGGCCTCCACCGGGTCGTGGGTGACCATCAGGCAGACGCCGGGGAAGTCCGCGAGGTGGGTGCGCAGGGTGTGCCGGACATGGGCCCGCGTCGACGGGTCGAGCGAGGCCAGCGGCTCGTCGAGCAGCAGCAGTCGGGGGCGCGCGGCAAGGGCGCGCGCCAATGCCACTCGCTGCGCCTGGCCGCCGCTGAGCATGCCGGGCTTGCGGTGGGCGAGCTGTCCGACGCCCAGCCGGTCGAGCCAGCGCCGCGCCTCGCGGCGCGCCTCGTTCTTGGGCACGCCCTGGGCGCGCAGACCGTAGGCGGTGTTGGCGAGAGCGGTCAGATGCGGGAAGAGGGCGCCGTCCTGGGGGACCCAGGCGATGCGGCGCCGGTGCGCGGGGACGTCGGACACGTCCGTCCCGCCGAGGGTCAAGGCGGCCGCGGTGGCGCGGGGGGTGAGGCCGAGGAGGGCCCGCAGGAGCGTGGTCTTGCCGGCGCCGTTGGGGCCGACGACGGCGATGGTGGTGCCGGCGGGCGCGTCGAGGTCCGCGGTGGTCGCGCCGGTCACGGTGGCGCGCAGGGGCCGTGGCCCGTCCGCCGGGCCCGCCGGTGCGGGCGCGGTTGCCTGCGGCTCATTCGGTGCTGTGGGCTCGGGGACACCGGCCGCCGGCCCTGTGTCGTCCCGTCCGGGCGTCAGCCAGCGCCCGCGCAGTGCCAGCAGGACGGCCGTGGCGATGGCCAGCAGGAGCAGCGAGACCGCCGTCGCCCCCTCGGGGTCCTCCTGCAGCAGCAGATAGACCTGGAGCGGGAGGGTCTGCGTCGTCCCCGGCAGATTGCCCGCGAAGGTGATCGTCGCACCGAACTCGCCGAGGGCGCGGGCCCAGCACAGGGCGGCGCCCGCGATCAGTCCCGGCCCGACCATGGGCAGGGTGATCGTGCGGAACACCCGCAAGGGGGCGGCGCCGAGTGATGTCGCGGTCTCCTCGTAGCGCGGGTGGAGCCCCGCGAGCGCCCCCTCCAGGCTGATCACGAGGAACGGCATCGACACGAACGCCGACGCCAGCACGGCCCCCGCCGTGGAGAACGGCAGGGTGACGCCGAACCAGGACTCCAGCCACGGCCCGAGGATCCCCCGCCGCCCGAACCCCTGGAGCAGCGCGACACCGGCGACCGTCGGCGGCAGCACCATCGGCAGCATCACCAGGCACCGCACCGCCGCCTTGCCGGGGAAGTTCACCCGGGCCAGCAGCCACGCGAGCGGCACGCCGAGCGCCAGCGAGAGCAGCAGCGCCCAGCCGGAGACGAGCAGCGAGAGCCCGAGCGCCTCGGTGACCTCGTGCGATCCGAGGCGGGAGGGGAGGGTGCCCCAAGGGGTACGGGCGAGAATGCCCGCCAGGGGCAGCAGCAGAAAGGCCATCCCCAGCGCGGCGGGCAGCCCGAGCGCCAGGGGCGTGCGCCCCCGGCGCGTACGGGCTCCGGTCGTGGTTGCTGTCACGGTTGCTGGAATCCCGCTGCCCGCAGCAGCTTCTGTGCCTCGTCCGAGGCCAGCCACTTCACGAAGTCACCGGCCTGCCCGGCGCTCTTGGAGCCCTTGAGGGTGGCGGCGGGGTAGGAGGCGACCGCGTTCTGCGCGTCGGGGACGGTGACGGTGGTGATCTTGTCCTTGGCCGAGGCCGCGTCGGTGAGGTACACGATCCCGGCGTCGGCCTCGCCGAGCGTGACCTTGCTGAGCACCGCCCGGACGTTCGGCTCCTCGGAGACCGGCTTCACCGTGACGTGCTGCTGGTCGAGGACCTTGCGGCTGTAGCGGCCCACGGGCACCTCGGGAGCGGCCAGGACGACCTTGAGATCGCTCTTGGCGAGGTCCGCGAGCCCCTTGACGTTCTTCGGGTTGCCCTTGGCGGTGGCGATCGTGAGCCGGTTCTTCGCGATGACGGTGGGGGCGCCGGTGTCGGCCTTGAGACCGTCCATGGTCTTGGTGTCGGCGGTGACGAGCGCGTCGGCGGGCACGCCCTGGCGCACCTGCGCCGCCAGCTCCTGGGACCCGGCGAAGGAGAACCGCACCCTCGTGCCCGGGTGCCCCTTCTCGTATGCGGCCCCGGCCTTCTTGAAGACATCGGTGAGGGAGGCGGCGGCGAGCACGGTCAGCGTGGCCGGCTTCTTCTCGCCGTTGCCCTTGTCGTTGTTCTTGTCGCCGCTGCCGCAGGCGGTGACCAGAGGGACGAGCAGTGCACCGGCCAGAACGGGCAGGGCGGCGCGGCGTACGAAACTGCGGTGCATCGGGGTCTCCAGACGGGCCGGGCGGTCAGACGCGGTCGATGTGCACATTGGTGGCCTTCACCCTGGCCACGGCCTCCATGCCGACGACGAGCCCCAGCTCCTCCACGGCCTCGCGCGTCAGGAGCGAGACGAGGCGGTGCGGTCCGGCCTGGACCTCGACCTGCGCGGCGACGTCGCCGAGCTTGACGGCGGTGATGATGCCGGGAAAGGCGTTACGGGCGGTGGTGTACGTCCCGTCGTCGCCCTCGGCGCTGTGCGTTTGCGCTTCGGCGGCGAGCGCGACGGAGAAGGCGGCGAGGTCGGGGCCGTCGATGATCCGCTTGCCCGCGTCGTCCCTCCGGGTGGGAATCCGCCCGGCGTCGGCCCAGCGCCGGACGGTATCGGAACTGACGCCGAGGAGCCGGGCCGCCCGCCCGATGGTGTATGACCGCATACGCGGCACGGTATGGCCATGCAGCCCGCAGATGCAAGGTGGTTTTTGTCGTTTGCCTGGCAGATGCGGTGCCCTGGCCTGGGCGGGTTGGCGTTGTCCGTGCCCTCGGGCCCCGCGTCGGCTGCGGTACGTGTGCCCTCAATCGCCGGGCGGGCTTGATCGGGCGGCTGTGGCCTGGGCCCGGCCACACGGCACGGGCGGCGACCTGGGGCTGTGGCCCCGGCAGTGGGCGGGCGCGCCTGGCCCTGCGCAGGGCCAGCGGCCGGGGCTGGCTCACAGGAGTCGGGGGTCAGGGCCAGGGGCAGAGGTCTCGCCTGGCTCGGCGGGCGCGGCGGCGCGACGCAGTCGGTGCGCGCCGTACCCCCCGCCCGCAGGGCGCCCGTGGGGGTCGCGGCCTGTACGCGCCCGTAGGACGAAGCCCTCCGGCGTGACGCCCCGCATCCGCCCGTAGGGCGACCGTCGATGTGCCGGCCCGCACCCGACCAGCAGGCCGGCACTCCGTGGCCGGGGCCGACGCTCAAGGCCGGGGGCCAACCCCCAAGGGCGTCTCTCCCGCCCGCCCGCAGGGTGCGCAAGCACCCCGCCGCCAACGCGACGGGCCCCGCCCGCAGGGCGCCAACGCCGTCGGGGTCGCGGCCTGCACGCGCCCGTAGGACGAAGCCCTCCGGCGTGGTGGCCCGCGACCGCCCGCAGGGTGCAAACGCCCCGCCATCGGCGTGACAGCCCCCGCCCGCCGGGCGCCGGCGACCCCGCCCGCAGGGCGACCCCTGGGTGGCCGGGCCGCACTCGGCCAACAGGCCGCCACCCCCCGTGGCAGGGGCAGCAGCCTGCTAAATCGCTCCCTTGCGGGTCAGATGCGAGAACGACACCCACCCCGGCAGCACCGGCAGCCACAGCGTCATCAAGCGGAACAGCAGTACCGCCGGGGCCGCCTGTTCCGCCGGGAGGCCGGCGAAGGTCAGGGCGCCGGTGAGGGCGAATTCCACCGCGCCGACGCCGCCGGGGGTCGGGGCCGCCGAGCCCAGGGCGTTGGCCGTCAGGAAGACCACCGCGATGCTCGCGTAGCTCAGCTCGCCGCCGAAGGCGCGGATCGAGGCGTCCAGGCACATCACGTTCGCCGCCGTCAGCAGCAGCATGCCGCCGATGCCGGAGGCGAGCTTCTGCGGGCGCTGGAGCACGTCCAGCATGCGCGGTACGACGCCCGCGAACAGCGACCGCACCCGCGTCGCCACGAACTTCCGCAGCACCGGGATCGCGGCCACGACGAGCACCAGCACCGCCGCCGTCAGCAGCCCGCCGATGACCGTCCGGGAGGGGCCGATCGACGAGCTCCGCTCGGTGCCGGTCACATAGCCGAAGGACAGCAGCAGCATGATGTGGCAGGCCAGGCCGAAGAGCTGGGACGCGCCGACGCTCGCCACGGCCAGGCCCGGGCGGACGCCCGCGCGCTGCAGGAAGCGGGTGTTCAGGGCCACGCCGCCGACCGCCGCCGGGGCGACGAGCTTCACGAAGGAGCCCGCGACCTGCGCGAGGACCGTCCGCCCGAACTTCACCTTCTCCGGGACGAAGCCCAGCAGGCTCAGCGCCGCGGCGACGTAGGTGAGGGCCTGGAAGCCCACCGCGACCGCCACCCACGCCCAGTTGGCCTTGTCGACGAGATCGCCGAACTGGATGTGCGTGAGCTGGGAGAGCAGGAAGTACGCGGCGAACGCGCCCGCCACGAAGGTGACCAGGGTGCGCGGCTTGATCCGCTCCAGGCGCACGGGCTCTATCGGCGCCTGCGGCCGGATCAGCAGCACCTGTTGGCGGATCTGCGCGAGCAGGTCCTCCTCGCGGGCCTCCTCCAGCGCCTCGCCGATCGCCTTCTTCTCCGCCTGCCGCTCGGCCTTGAGCGCCTTGCGGCCCGCGCTCTCGGACTCGGCGGGCTCGGCCTCGGCCCCGTTCGCGGCGTTCTCCTTGGCGGCGCGCGCCGCCTCCAGGACCTTCTCGCGTTCCCGCTGGGCGCGCTCGCGCGCCAGCTGCCGCAAGGTGGCGCGGCTGACGCGGGTGAGGGCGAGCGGCTGGAGCAGCGGCAGGCTGTTCGCGACGGCGTCCGGCCCGAGGACGGCCACGCCCGCGGCCACCGCCCGCTCGGCGCCGACCCGCAGGCCGAGCGTGACGAGCAGCTGTGCCACGTCCATCCGCAGCACCACGTCGCCGGCGGCGATCTCGCCGCCGCGCAGGTCGGTCAGGACGACGTTGCCGGAACGATCCACCAGCAGGGCGTCACCGTCCAGGCGCCGGTGCGCGATCCGCCTCGACTGCAGCGCCCGGACCTGACGCCAGGCCCCGGCCATCAGTTCGTCGGTG
The window above is part of the Streptomyces syringium genome. Proteins encoded here:
- the modA gene encoding molybdate ABC transporter substrate-binding protein, translated to MHRSFVRRAALPVLAGALLVPLVTACGSGDKNNDKGNGEKKPATLTVLAAASLTDVFKKAGAAYEKGHPGTRVRFSFAGSQELAAQVRQGVPADALVTADTKTMDGLKADTGAPTVIAKNRLTIATAKGNPKNVKGLADLAKSDLKVVLAAPEVPVGRYSRKVLDQQHVTVKPVSEEPNVRAVLSKVTLGEADAGIVYLTDAASAKDKITTVTVPDAQNAVASYPAATLKGSKSAGQAGDFVKWLASDEAQKLLRAAGFQQP
- a CDS encoding ABC transporter permease, translated to MAFLLLPLAGILARTPWGTLPSRLGSHEVTEALGLSLLVSGWALLLSLALGVPLAWLLARVNFPGKAAVRCLVMLPMVLPPTVAGVALLQGFGRRGILGPWLESWFGVTLPFSTAGAVLASAFVSMPFLVISLEGALAGLHPRYEETATSLGAAPLRVFRTITLPMVGPGLIAGAALCWARALGEFGATITFAGNLPGTTQTLPLQVYLLLQEDPEGATAVSLLLLAIATAVLLALRGRWLTPGRDDTGPAAGVPEPTAPNEPQATAPAPAGPADGPRPLRATVTGATTADLDAPAGTTIAVVGPNGAGKTTLLRALLGLTPRATAAALTLGGTDVSDVPAHRRRIAWVPQDGALFPHLTALANTAYGLRAQGVPKNEARREARRWLDRLGVGQLAHRKPGMLSGGQAQRVALARALAARPRLLLLDEPLASLDPSTRAHVRHTLRTHLADFPGVCLMVTHDPVEAVSLADRILVLEDGRTVQYASPAELTRHPRSPWVARMLGRNAWPGKSTGGPTLLLDGGANLVVADPVPGEATVGLAVVGPEAVSLHTARPTGSPRNVWRGTVREITAQGGRLRVLVDGEPDVVAEITPSAAADLSLAEGVPVWVSVKATEVTFVAL
- a CDS encoding TOBE domain-containing protein; translated protein: MRSYTIGRAARLLGVSSDTVRRWADAGRIPTRRDDAGKRIIDGPDLAAFSVALAAEAQTHSAEGDDGTYTTARNAFPGIITAVKLGDVAAQVEVQAGPHRLVSLLTREAVEELGLVVGMEAVARVKATNVHIDRV
- a CDS encoding lysylphosphatidylglycerol synthase transmembrane domain-containing protein; translated protein: MIRDQEETDEQGAQPPEGARAPKELPRHGGDPGDRPGVSLGKTPPSGPYGCESGETGRGCEAHIDQVSGDEPLLPARVHRPADLVRLFLGILGIALVLALAAFAHGTTAGLSKDIGDSTGRAPQLLANFAGLAANIAIFIVPVAFAIERLIKRDGLRIADGVLAAVLAHGVSLATDLWVAETAPETIRAALTRAAPTGGLTDPVHGYLAPVIAYMTAVGMSRRPRWRVAMWAVLLLDAFAVLVNGYTTPFSIVTTVLIGWTVAYGTLYAVGSPNVRPTGQNLLAGLRRVGFKPVTALRSEDPADTEPDRHHDRGRRYIVTLEDGPPLDVTVVDREQQAQGFFYRLWRRLAVRGINQRRSLQTLRQALEQEALLAYAAIAAGANAPKLIATSELGPDAVMLVYEHIGGRTLDAIPAEEITDELMAGAWRQVRALQSRRIAHRRLDGDALLVDRSGNVVLTDLRGGEIAAGDVVLRMDVAQLLVTLGLRVGAERAVAAGVAVLGPDAVANSLPLLQPLALTRVSRATLRQLARERAQREREKVLEAARAAKENAANGAEAEPAESESAGRKALKAERQAEKKAIGEALEEAREEDLLAQIRQQVLLIRPQAPIEPVRLERIKPRTLVTFVAGAFAAYFLLSQLTHIQFGDLVDKANWAWVAVAVGFQALTYVAAALSLLGFVPEKVKFGRTVLAQVAGSFVKLVAPAAVGGVALNTRFLQRAGVRPGLAVASVGASQLFGLACHIMLLLSFGYVTGTERSSSIGPSRTVIGGLLTAAVLVLVVAAIPVLRKFVATRVRSLFAGVVPRMLDVLQRPQKLASGIGGMLLLTAANVMCLDASIRAFGGELSYASIAVVFLTANALGSAAPTPGGVGAVEFALTGALTFAGLPAEQAAPAVLLFRLMTLWLPVLPGWVSFSHLTRKGAI
- a CDS encoding alpha/beta hydrolase, coding for MSRPLRAGALLCAVLLTGVVTGCDGGGADRAEAASASAGQRLDWKTCPAPSTSQGTGKAPGPDWECATLRAPLDYGRPDRGSLGIAMIRAKATDRARRIGSLVFNFGGPGGSGVASLPAFADDYKTLRTRYDLVSFDPRGVGRSDGVTCLGDKDLDVYYAADGTPDGKDEEKALVERVGRYASGCEKNSGKILPHVGTQNAARDMDLMRQVLGDDKLHYFGVSYGTELGGVYAHLFPKKVGRAVLDAVVDPSDDPVQGALGQAKGFQLALGNYMDACAVTSDNCPTEDQITDLLKRLDSDPVPAGDTRELTESLATGGIAQALYSKDFWDYLTEGVEDAENGDGKLLLALGDSMNGRGEDGRYSSLQASLAAVNCADFAQRYTAAEIEEKVPEFRKASPVFGEFMAWSLTQCTGWPAKGTWQNPDVSAKGSAPVLVVGNTGDPATPYEGAHEMARELGPGVGVEMTFRGQGHGAYDSGNACVTRVVDAYLLDGTVPTSGTVCS